Within Gemmatimonadaceae bacterium, the genomic segment GTGGTAGGAGACGACGATCAGTCCATCTACGGCTGGCGCGGCGCGGATATTCGCAACATCCTCGACTTCGAGAAGGAATTCGCGTCGGCGCGCGTCGTGAAGCTCGAGGAGAACTATCGTTCTACTTCGTCCATCCTTGACGTCGCCAACGCCGCCATCAGCGCGAACGTCGGCCGTCGCGGAAAAACGCTTCGCTCAACAAAGCCCGGCGGTGAGAAGGCGACGCTTTATGCCACGCTCGACGAGCGCGACGAGGCAGACATGGTGGTGGACGAGATCCGTTCGCGCCAGGCGTCGGAGAAGCGCTCGCTCCGCGATTTCGCGATTCTCTATCGCACCAACGCGCAGAGTCGTGCTCTCGAGGATGGGCTGAGAAAGAACGCCATTCCTTACCGGCTCGTGGGCGGAGTCCGGTTCTACGACAGAAAGGAGATTCGCGATCTGATGAGCTATCTCAAGCTCATCGCGAACCCTTCGGACAACGAAGCATTCCGCCGCGCGGTCTCGGTTCCCCGGCGCAAGCTCGGTGAGACTACCATCGAGGCGCTCGGCGAGATCGCGACCCGTGCCGGCGTCAGCATGCTCGAAGCAGCGGGACGCGCCGATCTTCTCGACAGACTTCGCGGCGCCGCGCAGGCGGGGCTTCAGGAGTTCGCCGCGCTCATCCACCGGCTGCGCGACAGAGCGCGTGAAGCCAGCGTTGACGAGCTGCTTCGCGAGCTGGTGGACGCCATCCGCTATGGCGACTACCTGCAGGCCGACTCGCCGGAGACGGCACGGGACAGAAGCGAGAACGTCAGCGCGCTCATTGACGGCGCGGCCGAGACCGTCGTGGACGATGGAGGCGAAGTCGGACTCACGCCGCTCGATCATTTTCTTCAGCGCGCCATGCTCGTCGCGCAGACAGACGCTCTCGATCCGAATGCGGACGCCGTGAGTCTGATGACGCTTCATAATGCCAAGGGGCTCGAGTATCCGGTCGTGTTCGTGACTGGTCTCGAGGACGGATTGTTCCCCGGCGCAAGCTCGATGGAGGACGCGGATCGGTTGGAGGAGGAGCGTCGTCTTTTCTACGTCGGCATCACGCGTGCCGAGCGCAAGCTGTACCTCTCGTTTGCTGAGAGTCGCAGGCGAAACGGTCAGATGATGCAGTCCCTGCGGTCCCGCTTCCTGGGCGATATTCCCCCCGCCATGCTCGAGGAGAAAAAGACGCTCAAGCTCCGGTCGACCGGAAGGATGACATTCTCGCGCGACGCGATGTCGCGCAACGAGGGATTCGGGCAGACCGCATGGCGTGGCGGGCCCTCCCGCCAGTCACACGAGGTTCCGGCGTGGCGCGGCTCGAAGGCAGCGGCCGTCGAGGCAGCCGATTCCGCGCCCGCCTATTTTTCCGGTGAGCGGATCCGGCACAGGCTCTTCGGCGGCGGACGCATCGAGGAAGTCTCCGGAACCGGCAGGGACGTGAAGGCCGTAATCGAATTCGACGATGCCAACGTCGGACGCAAGACTATCAAACTGGCATACACAACTCTGGAGCGGGGACAGGGCTGATGGCTGTCACACACGATGACGTGCGCCACGTCGCGGAGCTCGCGCGGCTGGGAGTGGACGAGGACCGCCTCGACCACCTCGTCGCCGAGCTCAACGGCATCCTCGAACATATGGACGTGCTGTCGCAGGTTGACACGACGGAGAGCGAGAAGACGATCTCCGCGCCGACCGAGTGCACTCCCCTCCGCTCCGATTCGAGCGGCCCGATCCCTCTGCTGTCACCTCTCGAGAGCTTCGCCGCATCCATGCGCGACAGACTCTTTCTCGTGCCGCGACTCGCGACTCACGAGGACGACGCCGGCCGCACACCATGAATACGTCCGAATTTGCATCTCTTCGGGCGACAGCGATTGCGGCGCGTGTCGGGGATGGCAGCCTCGCGCCGGCGGATGTCGTGCAGGCCAGCTTCGCGCGCGCCGCTGTAGCGGGCGCCGGTCGCGACGAGCTCAACATGATTCTGTGGAGCGATCGCGATCAGGCGCTTCGCGACGCCGCCGGGCTTGCCGAGGGCATGGCCCGCGCGGGAACCGGCGGCCGGCTCGCCGGTGTGCCCATCGCCCTCAAGGACAACATCGCCACGCTTTCGCTGCCGACTACCTGCGCGTCGAAGATCCTCGCCGGCTACGTCAGCCCGTACGAAGCGACCGCGGTGACGCGGCTCCGCGAAGCCGGGGCGATAGTCGTTGCGAAAACCAACATGGACGAGTTCGCGATGGGCTCGTCCACTGAGAACAGTGCGTACGGACCGGCGAGAAACCCGCACGACATCCGGCGCGTTACTGGCGGCTCTTCGGGCGGATCGGCGGCGGCGGTGGCTTCCGGCATCACCCCGATTGCTCTCGGATCGGAGACGGGCGGATCGGTCAGACAGCCCGCGGCTTTCTGCGGCGTAGTGGGAGTGAAGCCGACATACGGCCGCGTCAGCCGCTACGGCCTCGTCGCATTCGCGTCTTCCCTCGACCAGATCGGCACGTTTGCCGCGAATGTGGACGATGCGGCGCTCGCTACGGAGATCATCGCCGGCGTCGATCCGAAGGACTCGACGAGCTCTTCGGTCACGGTCGGATCTTACCGCGACCAGTTCCTCTCCATCGCCAGCTCTCCGGCTCCGCTCGACGGCCTCACGATCGGTGTGCCGGAGGAATACTTCCCGGAAAATCTCGATGCCGGCATTCGTCGTCAGTGTGAGCGGGCGATAGATGCGCTCAAGTCGGTCGGCGCAAAGGTCGTGGACGTCAAGCTGCCCCACACGAGCCTGGCGATACCCGTCTACTACATCGTTGCGCCCGCCGAGGCGTCGTCCAACCTCGCGCGCTTCGATGGAGTGCGCTACGGCCATCGCTCGTCTCGCGGTTCGACTCTTCGCGAGATGTTCGCCGAGACCCGGTCAGAGGGATTCGGGCCCGAGGTGACGCGCCGCATTCTGCTTGGAACTTACGTGCTCTCGGCGGGCTACTACGACGCCTATTACCGGAAAGCGCAGGCAGTGCGCGCGCTGATCACGCGCGATTTCGGAAACGTGTTTGGAACCGGCATCCACGCGCTGTTCACGCCGACTACGCCGACCACGGCGTTTTCGATCGGCGCGGTCACCGATCCATACGAGATGTACCTGAGCGACATCTTCACTGTCACCGCGAACCTCGCGGGCGTACCGGCAATGTCAATTCCGATCGGTAGGGAAGGCGGATTGCCCGTCGGCGGGCAGATCATCGCCGGCCATTTTGCCGAGTCCACGATGTTCCGCGTTGCATACGCGCTCGAGGCGGCACTCGGCGGGGAGGCGCACAAGTGAGCTCGACGCGCTATGAGATGGTCGTCGGGCTCGAGGTTCACGTTCAGCTCAAGACGAAGAGCAAGGCGTTCTGCGGCTGCTCTACGGATTTCGGAGCTGCGCCGAACTCGAACACGTGTCCTGTCTGCCTCGCGCTGCCCGGAGCGCTTCCCGTGCTGAACGAAAAGGCCGTCGAGCTCGCAGTGCGCGCGGCGCTCGCGCTCGGATGCACACTTCATCCCGTCTCGATCTTCGCGCGCAAGAATTACTTCTATCCCGATCTCCCGAAGGGCTACCAGATCTCGCAGTTCGATCAGCCTCTCGCTACAGGCGGCAGTGTGACAATCGACATCGGCGAAGGCGAGAAGAAGATCGGTGTGACGCGTGTGCACATGGAGGAGGATGCCGGGAAATCGCTTCACGACAGGTATCCCGGAGCGACCGCCATAGACCTCAACAGGGCAGGTGTGCCTCTCATCGAGATCGTGAGCGAGCCGGACATGCGGTCCTCGAAGGAAGCGGGCGCGTACCTCCGCACGTTGCGGCAGATCCTGCACTATGTGCGCGTCAGCGACGTGAGCATGGAAGAGGGAAGCCTGCGTGTGGACGCGAACGTCAGCGCGCGCCCCATCGGCCAGAAGGAGCTCGGCACGAAGACCGAGGTCAAGAACATGAACTCGTTCTCCGGCGTCGAGCGCGCTCTCGACTTCGAGTTCGCGCGACAGCGCGCGCTGCTCGATCGCGGAGAGATGGTCACACAGCAGACGTTGCTATGGGATGCGGCGAAAGGAGAGGCGCGCGTCAGCCGGACCAAGGAGGGAAGCCACGACTATCGGTACTTCCCGGAGCCGGATCTGGGCCCGCTCGTGCTCGACACCGAATGGGTCAACGGAATCAGGTCGTCGATTCCCGAGCTGCCGGGCGCGCGCAAGGGACGCATCGCAACCGAGTACGGGATCGGTGCCGGGGAGATCGAGCAGCTGACGTCCAACCCGGCGCTCACCGATTATTTCGAGAGCACCGCGCGCGAGTCAGGAGATCCGAAAGCCGCGGCCAACTGGGTGATGGGCGAGGTTCAGGCGGCGATCAATGCGACGGGGACTCAGATCGAAACGCTGCGCGTCCGCCCGGCTGATCTGGCACAGCTCATCAAGCTCATCGGCGATGGCCTCGTCAGCCACGCTGCAGGCAAGAAGATATTCGCACTGATGGTGGAAACCGGAAAGCCCGCGGCGCAGATCGCGCACGACTCGGCGCTCCTCCAGGTGGGCGATGACACAGCGCTCGCCGGCTGGATCGACGAAGTTCTGCGCGAGCACCCGGAAGAGGCCAGGCGCTATCTCGCCGGCGAGCGGAAGCTGCAGGGAGTACTTGTCGGAATGGTAATGAAGAAGTCGGCGGGAAAGGCCGACCCCAAGCGCGTGAATCAGCTGCTGATGTCGCGGGTGGGCGCCGGATAAACCGGCTCACCGAGTTTCGACGAGTAGGTGAGCGTGGACGCGGGCATTCCGAAATACGCGCGGGCCTTGTCCACCACGACCGCCTCGTCACCCGCCCGCAGCGCGGCACGCCTGACGCGCTTTGCTTCGCGCAGTGCGTCGAGCCCCGCCGGATCGAGCGAGTACGGCTCCGCCCCATCGAACCTGTTGAACAGGTCCACGATGTAGTCGTACGAGCGCGTCATGTACGCGCCGATCTCGTTCTGCGGCAGGTCCCAGCGGCTTTTTTCCGACACCATCTGAAAGATCCGCTGCCATGACTCGGTATCGGTGACGTACACCATGCCCCGGAATATTCGGCGGTTGGTCGGTGTGCTGAAGATCGTCGGGCTCAGAATTCTGTCGAGATGCCCGTCGGAAGCCGAATGATCGAGGAGAATGATCTCTCTCGCGCGCCGACTGAATCGCTCGCCCACATGCGTGTCAATGCGGCTCTCCCAGTAGCTGTGGCCGAGCGCAGCCGTGGTGGACGTTATCGCGAGCTGATGCGGAACGAAATAGTTGTGCGCGACCGTATCTGCCGCGAGATGCGCGAGATAGCCGAGTCCGAACGCGCGCATCGGCTCGGGCCCGGCCTCGTTGTAGATCTCGAGGCCGACATTCCACGAATGGCAGTGACGTCCGGCTGCGGCGTATTTCTTCGCGATGCTCGTGTCGGCGGCGATGCTTCCATAAAGA encodes:
- a CDS encoding UvrD-helicase domain-containing protein, which encodes MNETLDATGSSASSGDAEPLARLNPAQREAVLHFEGPLLVIAGAGSGKTRVLTTRIARLIQHHGVDPTRILAVTFTNKAAGEMRQRIVKLVDSDLKGMWCGTFHAIGARMLRANAASVGRTPNFTIYDEDDTLGAVKRVMEKVGVSPKQWTPKSIVSPISDAKNALVTPAEYQQVALDPLSRAAAAVYAALEPALRAANAVTFDDLLVLPVQVLRENAPVLDRYRQKFQFILVDEYQDTNRAQFQFIKLLGGGHGNVCVVGDDDQSIYGWRGADIRNILDFEKEFASARVVKLEENYRSTSSILDVANAAISANVGRRGKTLRSTKPGGEKATLYATLDERDEADMVVDEIRSRQASEKRSLRDFAILYRTNAQSRALEDGLRKNAIPYRLVGGVRFYDRKEIRDLMSYLKLIANPSDNEAFRRAVSVPRRKLGETTIEALGEIATRAGVSMLEAAGRADLLDRLRGAAQAGLQEFAALIHRLRDRAREASVDELLRELVDAIRYGDYLQADSPETARDRSENVSALIDGAAETVVDDGGEVGLTPLDHFLQRAMLVAQTDALDPNADAVSLMTLHNAKGLEYPVVFVTGLEDGLFPGASSMEDADRLEEERRLFYVGITRAERKLYLSFAESRRRNGQMMQSLRSRFLGDIPPAMLEEKKTLKLRSTGRMTFSRDAMSRNEGFGQTAWRGGPSRQSHEVPAWRGSKAAAVEAADSAPAYFSGERIRHRLFGGGRIEEVSGTGRDVKAVIEFDDANVGRKTIKLAYTTLERGQG
- the gatC gene encoding Asp-tRNA(Asn)/Glu-tRNA(Gln) amidotransferase subunit GatC, which codes for MAVTHDDVRHVAELARLGVDEDRLDHLVAELNGILEHMDVLSQVDTTESEKTISAPTECTPLRSDSSGPIPLLSPLESFAASMRDRLFLVPRLATHEDDAGRTP
- the gatA gene encoding Asp-tRNA(Asn)/Glu-tRNA(Gln) amidotransferase subunit GatA, with amino-acid sequence MNTSEFASLRATAIAARVGDGSLAPADVVQASFARAAVAGAGRDELNMILWSDRDQALRDAAGLAEGMARAGTGGRLAGVPIALKDNIATLSLPTTCASKILAGYVSPYEATAVTRLREAGAIVVAKTNMDEFAMGSSTENSAYGPARNPHDIRRVTGGSSGGSAAAVASGITPIALGSETGGSVRQPAAFCGVVGVKPTYGRVSRYGLVAFASSLDQIGTFAANVDDAALATEIIAGVDPKDSTSSSVTVGSYRDQFLSIASSPAPLDGLTIGVPEEYFPENLDAGIRRQCERAIDALKSVGAKVVDVKLPHTSLAIPVYYIVAPAEASSNLARFDGVRYGHRSSRGSTLREMFAETRSEGFGPEVTRRILLGTYVLSAGYYDAYYRKAQAVRALITRDFGNVFGTGIHALFTPTTPTTAFSIGAVTDPYEMYLSDIFTVTANLAGVPAMSIPIGREGGLPVGGQIIAGHFAESTMFRVAYALEAALGGEAHK
- the gatB gene encoding Asp-tRNA(Asn)/Glu-tRNA(Gln) amidotransferase subunit GatB — encoded protein: MSSTRYEMVVGLEVHVQLKTKSKAFCGCSTDFGAAPNSNTCPVCLALPGALPVLNEKAVELAVRAALALGCTLHPVSIFARKNYFYPDLPKGYQISQFDQPLATGGSVTIDIGEGEKKIGVTRVHMEEDAGKSLHDRYPGATAIDLNRAGVPLIEIVSEPDMRSSKEAGAYLRTLRQILHYVRVSDVSMEEGSLRVDANVSARPIGQKELGTKTEVKNMNSFSGVERALDFEFARQRALLDRGEMVTQQTLLWDAAKGEARVSRTKEGSHDYRYFPEPDLGPLVLDTEWVNGIRSSIPELPGARKGRIATEYGIGAGEIEQLTSNPALTDYFESTARESGDPKAAANWVMGEVQAAINATGTQIETLRVRPADLAQLIKLIGDGLVSHAAGKKIFALMVETGKPAAQIAHDSALLQVGDDTALAGWIDEVLREHPEEARRYLAGERKLQGVLVGMVMKKSAGKADPKRVNQLLMSRVGAG
- a CDS encoding zinc dependent phospholipase C family protein, whose protein sequence is MAIRLSARQPLVFLFCVAGVALIAIAATPSTAHAWTPGTHIFLGEAIMRSLSLLPSSIAQTIAAFPYDFLYGSIAADTSIAKKYAAAGRHCHSWNVGLEIYNEAGPEPMRAFGLGYLAHLAADTVAHNYFVPHQLAITSTTAALGHSYWESRIDTHVGERFSRRAREIILLDHSASDGHLDRILSPTIFSTPTNRRIFRGMVYVTDTESWQRIFQMVSEKSRWDLPQNEIGAYMTRSYDYIVDLFNRFDGAEPYSLDPAGLDALREAKRVRRAALRAGDEAVVVDKARAYFGMPASTLTYSSKLGEPVYPAPTRDISS